The DNA region CTACTCCTCTCTAGTCTTTACCCGGGAGGGAGAGGAGATAACACGGCATGGCTACGCCACTTGACGACGGTCATAAGCGGTCGTACAAGCGAGCCCACGTGGTGATTTGGTCGACCGGCTTGCGGGCCACGTAAAACAACCCGCTAAAAAGGTCCGAGCCGCGTCCGCGCCTCGACCCGATCGGTCGGGGCTTTTTTCGTTTGCGGCCGGCCCTGCCCCACCGGCGATCATCAGGGGAGAGTGGCGGAATGTCGCGCACCGATCATCGCAATCCGAACGTTTCGGGCCTGCGCCCGCGGTCCAAACTGGTCCATGGCGGCATCCGCCGTTCGCAATTCGACGAGACCTGCGAGGCGCTGTACCAGACCTCCGGCTTCGTCTACGGCTCGGCCGAGGAGGCGGAGAACGCCTTCGCCAACGACGGCGCGCGCCACGTCTATTCGCGCTTCCGCAACCCGACCTCGGCGATGTTCGAGGACCGGCTGGCCGAGTATGAGGGAGCGGAATGGGCCTATGCCACGTCCAGCGGCATGGCGGCGGTGCATGGCGCGCTGATGAGCGGGCTGCGCACCGGCGACCGGGTGGTGGCGCCGCGGGCGCTCTTCATCTCCTGCTACTGGGTCCTCAAGGAGCTGTGCAGCCGCTTCGGTATCGAAACGGTGTTCGTCGACGGCACCAATCTGGCGGAGTGGGAAGAGGCGCTGTCCAAGCCGACCAAGGCGGTCTTCCTGGAAACCCCGTCCAACCCCGGCCTGGAGGTCGTCGACCTGCGGGCGGTCTGCGATCTCGCCCACAAGGCCGGTGCGGTCGTCGTCGCCGACAACGCCTTCGCGACGCCGGTGCTTCAGCGTCCCTTCGACTTCGGCGCCGATGTCATCATCTATTCGGCGACCAAGCACATCGACGGCCAAGGCCGCTGTCTGGGCGGCGTCATCCTGGCCAAGGACAAGAAATACGCCTCGGAAGTGATCCATCCCTTCCTGCGCAACACCGGCCCGACCATCTCCCCCTTCAATTCCTGGCTGCTGCTGAAGGGGATGGAGACGCTGGAACTGCGCGTGCATGCCCAGTCGGCGGCGGCGCTGCAGGTGGCGGAATTCCTGGAAAGCCATCCGAAGGTCGCCCAGGTGCTCTATCCGCTGCTGCCCAGCCACCCGCAGTATGATCTCGTGCGCAAGCAGATGACCGGCGGCGGCAACATGCTGTCGATCTTCCTGAAGGGAGGCAAGGCCGAGGCGTTCAATGCCCTGAACGGCCTGCGGATGGTGATGATCTCCAACAATCTGGGCGATTCCAAGAGCCTGATCACCCACCCCGCAACCACCACCCATTCCAAGCTGACCGACGGGGAAAAGGTCGCCGCCCGGATCGAACCCGGCCTGCTGCGCCTGTCCGTTGGTCTAGAGGATCCCCAGGACATCATCGAAGATCTCGACCGCGCGCTCGCCGAGGCGTAAAGATCGTGCCGGAACTTATGCTGCAGTGCAGCGTTGAAGCCGCAGCCAGGTTCCGGCAACGATATTCCGAGAGGGGCGACGCCTATGGCACGACAGAACGCCGGCAACGGCCATCCCACCGACAGGCTCATGGCGGTGGCGGGCCAGCTGACAAAAACCGGCCTTCGCAGTAGCGAAATGGGCGTTGCGGCCGCGCAGACCATCGGCTACCGCACCGCGATGATGGCGGCGGCGATGTCGAACCCCATCGACTTCGCCAACCCCGAATTCATCCGCATGGGGTCCGAGAAGGTCGAGGCGGCGGTTGAGGCTTTTCACGCCGTCGCCACCGGCATCAACGAGTTCGGGCAGGCCTGGTTCACCATGGTGACGAAGCAGACCCAGGCGGCTGCCGTCACCATCGGCGGCCTTGCCGCGTGCAAGAATCCGGTCGAGATCGTCGACGTCCAGCAGCGCCTGCTGGCCGACGCGGTCGATGCCGGCATCCATGCCAACCTGCGCCTGATCGAGGCGACGGCCGCGCTGGCCGCCGCCGGCATGAACCCCGCGTACCGCAAGGTGCGGGCGAACGCCCGCCGCCTCGCCCGCGAACAGGCCTGAGCAAGCCGGCTTCCGGGTTCAGACCACATCCACCGGAGCAAGGCGGCAGCAGCTGCCGTCCTGTTCCACCTGGATGGTGGCGTGGCCGATGCCGAAGCGGTCCTTCAGCACCGACGAGATTTCCAGCAGCAGCGCGTCGTCCTGGTTCTTGCCGGGACGGACGAGATGGGCTGTCAGCGCGGTCTCCGTCGTGCTGATCGGCCAGATGTGCAGGTCATGCACCGCGGCGACGCCCGGCAGTCCGGCCAGATAGCGCTCCACCCCTGCCCGGTCGATGCCGTCGGGCACCGCATTCATCGCCAGCCGCACCGAATCGCGCAGCAATCCCCAGGTGCCGGCGATGATCACCAGCGCGATGACGACGCTGGTCATCGGGTCCAGCCAGAGCCAGCCGGTGAAGCGGATGGCCAGCGCCGACACCACCACGCCGGCGGACACCGCCGCGTCCGCCGCCATGTGCAGGTAGGCGCCGCGCAGGTTGATGTCCTGCTTCTGTCCGCCGAAGAAAAGCCAGGCGGTCCAGCCGTTGATGACGATGCCGATCACCGCCACCACCATCACCGTGGTCTCGGCCACCGGTTCGGGCTGCACCAGCCGGGTCGCCGCCTCCATCAGGATGGCGCCGACGGCGATCAGCAGGATCATCGCGTTCAGCAGCGACGCCAGGATCGAAGCGTTCCCAAAGCCGTACGTATAGCGCCCCCTCGGCAGCCGCCGTCCCAGCCATACCGCCCCCCAGGCCAGCAGCAACCCCATCACGTCGCTGAGGTTATGCCCGGCATCGGCCAGCAGAGCGGTGGAGTTGGCAAGCAGGCCATAGACCGCCTCCACCATCACGAAGCCGATGTTCAGCAGCGCACCCAGGGCGAAGGAGCGGTCGTAGCGGGCAGGACCGTGATGATGGCCACCATGGTCATGGGTTCCATGGGGATGGGTACCGTGGGTATGGCCGCCGTGGGTGTGTCCATGCGGCATGATGGAAAGCCTCGTCGGAAGATGCGTTGCGGCCTACGCAACCATGGGCCCGCCGCTGCAGGGCGGCAAGACCCGCGCAACGGCTGTCCGCCGCCTCTTGCGCCGATCCGCCGCGGCGCCTAGCTTCGCGCGGTCACTGACACCAACCGTGAACGAAGGAATTGGTCATGAAGGCGCGCGTCACCTGGGTGGACGGCAAGATGTTCGTCGGCGAATCCGGCAGCGGCCATGCCGTGGTGATGGATGGTGCGCCCGAATCCGGCGGCCGCAACGCCGGCATCCGCCCGATGGAAATGCTGCTGATCGGAATGGGCGGCTGCACCTGCTTCGATGTCGTGATGATCCTGGAAAAGGGCCGCCAGCAGATCACCGATTGCGTCGCCGCAATCGAGGCCGAGCGGGCGGACACCGATCCCAAGGTTTTCACCAAGATTCATGTTCATTTCACGGTGACCGGCCGCAAGCTGGATCCGGCCAAGGTGGAGCGCGCCATCGCGCTGTCGGCGGAAAAATACTGCTCCGCCTCCATCATGCTGGGCCAGACCGCAACCATTACCCACGATTTCGAGGTGGTCGAAGCGCCGTAAGGGCGCCTTTCGACGGCCGCCATCGGCTTTTCGGTTGCATCCATACGCATGAACGGGGAAGGATCGGACGATAAATCCGTTCCTTTGCGATCAGTGCGTGCGCAAACTCGCCATCATCATCCTCGCAACCGCCTTTCCAGTCCTTGCCGACGACGGGCGATCCAGCCTGTCCGACTGGGGCGGGGTCGGGCTTTTGCAGATGCCGAATGCGCGGATGGCGCCAGACGGATCGATGAGCGGCGGTTTGACGGCGCTCGGCGACCTGCACCGTCACTATGCCATCTCCGCGCAGCCGTTGCCCTGGCTGGAGGTCACGGCGCGCAACAGCGCCTATCCCAGCTATTACGGCCTCAGCGAACCCGGCCTTGACCTCAAGCTTCGCCTGCGGCGGGAGGACGAACGCGGGCCGGCGCTGGTGGTCGGCGGGCGGGACGTAACCGGGTCCGGGCTCGACCTGCCGGGCAAGGGGCGCTTTGCCGGCGAGTACGTCGCCCTGTCGCGCCGCTGGTGGGATGTGGACCTTACGGTCGGCATGGGGTGGGGAACGTTGGGCGAGGCCGGGCATCTGCGCAATCCGCTGCGCTTTCTGGGCGGCCGGTTCCGTCGCGACCGCGATCCCTCGGCCTGGCCGACCAGCCGCGGGCCGCGGGCATGGTTCAGCGGTGAGCGGGTGGCCCTGTTCGGCGGAGCGGAATGGCACATGCCGGCCGTGGGGCCGCTGGAAGGGCTGAGCCTGAAGCTGGAATCGTCCGGCGACCGCTTCCGGGCGCAACGGCAGGACGAGCCCGGCTTCGATCCCGGCAGCCGCTACAGCCTCGGCCTGTCCTGGCGTCCGGCCTCCTGGGCAGATCTGGGTGCCGCCTATGAGCAGGGGCGGCGCTTGATGCTGCGCCTGTCGATCCGCTTCGATCCGGCTGTGGATGCCGACCGCTCTCACCCCCCTCCCCCCGTGATCGGGCCGCGGCCATCCGAAGGGGCGGCGCTGTCGGCGGAGGCCATCGCGCTGGTCGCCCGCAGCCGCGGATTGCCCGCCCGGTCGGTCCGCATCGACGGCGAGATGGCGACCCTCTGGCTCGACCCGGCCGGCGGCGGGCGGCTGCCGCTGGCCCGCGAGGTGGGGGACGCGGCACGGCTGCTCGCCGATCTCGCCCCGCCACAGGTGGAGAGGTTGCGCGTGGTCACCGGTGCGGCTGGGATCGAGAGCGCCGCCACGACCCTGCTGCGCCGCGATCTGGAGCGGGCCACCGGTCATCGCGGCAGTCCCGAGGAGATCTGGCGCACCACCGCCGTAGAGCCGTCCGCCGGCCCGCCGCCGGACTGGCGCCCAAGGCTCGACCTGTCGACGCGGCTGGTCGCGACCTTCGATCTGGCGGAACTTGGAACCGCACTGGCCCAGCGTACCCACACCGATGTGATGCTGCGCGGCGAGCCGATGCGCGGGCTGGTGCTGGGCGGCGGCCTGCGCATCGATGCCGGTAGCGAGCTGACGCTTCTCGACACCAACGCCCTGCCGGCCCCCCATCCGGTGCGCAGCGACCTGCCGCGTTATGTGGAACGGCCGCTGTCGCTCGACCATGCCTATGCGGCGTGGCTCGCCAGCCCGGTGGACGGGCTGACCACCCGGCTGTCGCTGGGCCAGCTTGAGGAGATGTATGGCGGGTTCGGGGCGGAGGCCCTGTACCAGCCGCTGGCCGCCCGCTGGGCCATCGGCCTAGACCTCAATCGGGTCTGGAAGCGGCGGCCGGACAGTCTGTTCGGCATCGACGACGGCGATGCGCGCGGCACCGGCCACGCCAGCCTCTATTGGGAAGCGCCGGGGGCGGACACCACGACCGCATTGCGGCTAGGGCGCTATCTGGGCGGCGACTGGGGCGGAACGGTGGAGGTGATGCGGCGCTTCGACGGCGGCATCGGGCTGACCGCCAACGCCACCTGGACCGAGGGGCCGGACGGCGGCCAAAGCCGGTTCGGCGGGCGGATGGACTGGGGTCTTGCGCTGGTGGTGCCGATCGGGGCATCGGCCTGGATGCCGGTCGGCGGCACCGTCGAGACGGCGGTTCGAACACTGGGGCGCGATGCGGGACAGCGCCTGCGGCAGCCGCTGCCGCTCTACGACCAGCGGGTGCCGGGAGGCTATGGCCGCCTCGCCGGCACATGGTCCCGCCTGTCGAACTGAGGTCAGCGGGCCGGTGCTCCGGTGCCCTGGGAGGCGGGCCTGATGGTGGAGGCACCAGGATCAAGAACCACGGTCATCCATTGGCCTTGACGATCCTGCACATTGGCAACGTAGTCGTTGCCGACCTTATGGAAATCACGCACCGTCACAAAGCCGGCGGCGCTGAGTTCGTTCAGCAGCATGGTCTGCCGCACCGCGATCGAAGGCTGGCCGGAACCGCGGCGCGTGGCGCTTCTGGACGAGGCCCCGCCGGAACTTCCCTTGCCGGTCGACATCGAGGAATCGCTGCCCGTGCTGCCGGAGTAGGTGCTTGAATAGGTATTTTGCGCCATCGCGGCCGGAGCCGCCGCGAGCGTGACGGCGAAGGCCGCCAGCCAGAGCCTGGTGTTCATCTTTCCCTCCCTGCGGATGGTCGCCGCGACCGGACCGCGGCGTCGCCGGAGGTCAGGCCGCCGGCCGTCAGGGAAGGAAACACCCGAGGGCGCCGGTTGTTGCGCGGGCTGCTTCGCCCGGTTTTGCGCCGGGTGATGCGCGCACTGTTGCAGATATGCCAGACCTCGATGGTCCGGGCATGCGCGGACACTCCGGCCGATAGTGGATCCGGGAACATCATGCCCGCGGCGTTGTTCTGATCTCAGAATGCCGCCGCACCGGCTGTACTTGCCGTCACCTTGAACCGTCTTCCCGGACAGGAAGACATCGGGGGGCGCCGACAACGGGACGGCGGATGCGCCACGGCTTGTCTCATGCGCGACGCCCGAAGTCCTTTGCGTTACTTCGGCCTAGCAAGGGAGGGTATGATGCTCTATTGGGCTCTTGTTTTCTTCGTCATCGCGCTGATCGCCGGCGCGCTCGGGTTCGGCGGGATCGCGTCGGCCAGCTCCGGCATCGCGCAGATCCTGTTCTTCCTGTTCCTGGTGCTGTTCGCCATCAGCCTGATCATGGGTCTGGTCCGGCGACGGTAGAGCCGGGGAAACCGCCGGGGAGTCCCCCGATGACTTTCGTCCCCTACCGGATGGAACCATCGGCGGACCGCCCGGTTGATTGCTGCATCTCCTGAAGCCTCCCGAGGCTGCACTCCACTCTCTCCCCGCAGAAGTGACGTTAGGACCGGCGCGTCCGCACGGCGCTTCGATTGTCCCCGCCTTCGGCGGCGTCTCCCCGGACGCCGCCGTTTTTTTTTCGCCTTTGAAGACGGGGACGGCGCCCGGACATGAAAACGGGGCGCCCGGCAACCGGACGCCCCGTGTTTCATGATACTGGCCGTTGCCGATCAGGCGTCGGCGTCCTCCCCGGGATCGCGGCCTTCCATCAGGAGGCGGAGCGCGCGGCGGCCGCGTGACAGGCGCGACTTCACCGTGCCGATCGAAATGCCGAGGATATCGGCCGCCTCGTTGTAGGAAATCCCTTCCAGGCCGATCAGCAGCACGACCTCCCGCTGTTCGTTCGGCAGCAGGGCGAGCGCGCGGCGCAGGTCGCGCAGTTCCATCCGCACGAATTGCGACCCCGGTGCCGCGCCGATGGCGGCCTGCGCTTCGGCGTCGATGTCGACCACCGGCTGGCGGCGGCGGACGCCGTTGATGTGCAGATTGCGCAGGATGGTGAACAGCCAGGCGCGCAGGTTGGTGCCGGGGCGCCACAGATGCAGGCGGGACAGCGCGCGTTCAAGGCATTCCTGGACCAGATCGTCGGCCAGCGTGGCATCGCGCACCATGGCGCGGGCGAAACGGCGCAGACGCGGGATTTCCTCTTCGATCTGCCGGATCACCGCCGGGTCCGGCGGCGCATTGGGATCGGGACGGAATTCGTCGTCGGCGGACGTGGCGTCGGCTGGGTCGAGGTGGGCCCCGCCAATCCCGGCCTCGTCGATCCTGGCCGCGTCCATCCCGGCTGCGTCGCTCTTGGCCGCATCGCTTCCGGCTTCGGCCTCGATAGCCTCGGCATGAGCGTTCAAATGGGTCTCCGTCTGAGCCGCGGCATTCTGCGCGCCATTGGTGGCGGCACGGCCGTTACGGGCATCGGTGGGGTTCAGGTCAGTGTACGTCGGTGCGCGGTCCGAACGGGTCCGGCCGACGGCCTCGGCGCCGAAGGCTACAGGCTCGACCGGGGCCGGGCCGCGCATTCGGTGGCTCAAGGTGGTCGCGACGTGGTTCGCCATCGGTGAAACGATGCCTCCTTCAATGCCGTTCGCCACAGCCGCACCGACCACTTTCGCGGTTCTTCCGGCACTGCCGGGGCCTTCGGCGCAACGGCCCCGGACGAGGTTTGCTTGCATCGTCCGGGGCCGCCGAATTTGCAACCGATTATCTGGCCCGATCCCTACGTAATGAGCGCACAAAGGGGCTGCCAGTTGGGAAAAAGGCTAGTGGGTCATACAATCGGGCCAGATTACCCCTAGAGTACCCCGTGTATCCCAGGATGATCACCGTTCGGGCGTTGGATAAAAATTTGGTCTTTCGTTATCTCTCCAACACGATTGGAGGACGCATGACCAACATGAAAATAAAAAGACCGATCGAAACACCTCGATCGGCCTATGGATTTTTTATTGGCGGCGCCACATCAAGCGGTTTTGGTGACTTAGTGACAGGCAGCCGGCCTTCCGTTTCGAATTATGCCGCCAACTCTGCCGATCGGTGCAGCAGACGCGGCGGTGTCCTCCCTGTGAGTTCTGACATCGATCTTTCGATTGTCTCGAACGGCTTCAATAAAATCATACAGGGGGGCCCGGTGGAACACCACACGAACCTTTGCGGTACGCCGTCCGCGCTTCGTGCATCCGCAACCCATCGGCGCACCCGCCGGCAGTTCTCCAGCCGTGCGCGCATCGCTGCGCTGGCCGCCGCCCTGATGCTTCCCGGCCTGCTGGCTGCCGTTCCCGCCCAGGCCAACGTCGCGGAGAGGACCGTCGTGGCGCTGGAAGCGCTCGCCAACAAAGGCAGCGTCCGGGCCCAATATGAACTGGCGCAGCATTACGAACGGGGCAACGGGGTCAAGAGCGACGCACGGTTGGCATTATCGCTCTATTGCCGCGCGGCCCGTCAGGATTATGCCGATGCGGCACTGATGGCCGGGCGTATGCACATGGCCGGCGTGGGCGGCGTCAGCAAGAATGCCGAGCTTGGCCGCGCCTGGTTGCGGAAGGCCGCCGCATTGGGCAGCGAACAGGCGGAACGGCTGGTCGGCAGCGTCAGCGGCAACGTGAAGACTCCGGACCGCTGCGAACCGCCCAACCTGCGCTGGGGCATCATCCGAAAGCCGCCCGCCGAAATCCGCGCCATGGTGCAGAAGATGGCACCCACCTACGGCCTCGACCCCGATCTCGTTCTGGCGATCATCGCGGTGGAGTCCGGCTATCGCGTCGACGTGGTGTCGCACAAGAACGCCCAGGGGCTGATGCAGCTGATCCCGGAGACGGCGGAACGCTTCGGCGTCACCAACCCGTTCGACGCGGAACAGAACCTGCGCGGCGGCATGAAGTACCTGCGCTGGCTGCTGGCCTATTTCGACGGCAACGTGACCCATGCTCTGGCCGGCTACAATGCCGGAGAGGGGGCGGTCCTGCAGCACAAGGGCATCCCGCCCTACCGCGAGACACAGGATTACGTCGTCAAGATCCGCAGCATCTACGCGCAGAGCTATCACCCCTTCAACCGCGGAATCGTGCAGTCCGCCGGACTGGAAAGCACCGCGCGAGAGGAGGTTGCGGAGCTGTCCCTTTCGACCAGGGCGCGCAGCGGCGGAAAGCGCTGAGAACGCCAGATTGCGACTCGGAAAAATGCGACTCGGGCGACTCGGGAGGCCTTTGGTTAACGCTTTGGTTATAAAGTGATGATTACCCTCGGGGAACGACGGATTTCGCTGGCGTTGATGTCCTGGACAAGGATGCCTTCCCGCGTCACCCGCCAGCGTCTCACCCGCAACGTTTCATTCGAACGTTTCCCGAGGACCTGCCCGATGCCCATGGCCGCCGACGTCGACACCATCGAACGCACCTCCATCGTCGCCTACACGCTGCTGAACGAACTCCATGAAGTCCTGGCCCTGCCCAAGGCTCCGGACGACGTCACGCTGGGCATTCTGATGGGTATGGCCATGTTCCTCGACGACAAGGTCGGCCCGATGCGCGCCAAGCGCCTGATGAGCGAGGCGCCCTCCATCGTGCTGAAGACGGATGCCCACGTCACCGCCGACCAGACCCAACGCATCCTGCCGGTCCTGCGCGCCTTCGGCGACCACCTGAAGGAACTGCGCATGAAGGCCGAGCGTCCGGTGAGCGGCACCGTCGGCTGACCGCCCGCCGCGGTCCAAAGCGAATTTGCATTCGCTTTAGGTTGATATGACCTCATTCGCCGGTCAGGCGTCGGCCGCATGAGCGGCCGGGTCCGCCGTCGCGGTCCAAAGCGGATTGCAATCCGCTCTAATGAATTTTGCCCGATGGGCCCGCACCGGACACGGTGCCGGGTCCGTCGGCGTTTATGCCGCGGTCACGGATTGTCGGGCAGCTTGACCAATCGGTGGAATCGGCGGAAGCTTGCCGCCCATGGACTGGTTCACCGGGATCAGCATCGTCGCCATTGCGGCCGGCGTGACCATCAGCCTTGTCGTGCTGGTGGCCGTCGGATCGATCCGCCGCAGCCTGAACGAGGCGTCGGCGCGCCAGTCCCAGCAAATCCGCAAGCTGACGGAGACGGTGGCGACGCTGTCTGCGCAGAATCAGGCGGCGCAGACCCGCATCCAGCAACTGACCGACGCCAACCGCAAGATGTCCGACGAGCTGACGGCTCTCGGCGAGCGGCTGAGCGATGCCGACACGGTCCAGCGCGTGGCCGGCACGGCGAGGCTTCTTCATTGACCGCGACACCGCTTTCCGATTCCGTCAATCCCAACCCCGTGAAGCCAGACGCCGCCCGCGAGCGCGACCGCTGGACCGCCAGCGCCGATGCCTGGGACCGCTGGGCCGACCCGATGGCCGATCTGGCCGACAAGTTGAACCGTCCGCTGCTGGACGCCGCCGGATTGGCGGAGGGCGACCGGCTGCTCGACCTTGCGTCCGGTGCGGGAGAGCCGGCGCTGAGCGCCGCGCGCCGGGCCGGGCCGGGCGGTCTGGTGGTCGGCAGCGATCTCGTTCCCGGCATGATGGCCGGTGCGGTGCGCCGTTCCCGCGGCGTCGATGGGCCGGCACCCGCCTTCACCGCGGCGGACATGACCGCCCTGCCCTTCGCAGATGCCGCCTTCGACCGCGTGACCTGCCGCTTCGGGATCATGTTCGTGCCGGCGGTGGAGGCCGCCCTGCGCGAGGTCCGTCGCGTGCTGCGCCCCGGCGGCAAGGCCGCCTTCATGGTCTGGGGGCCGCGCGCCGGCAATGGCCTGTTCGCCGAGATCGGCGATGTCGTGGCCGCCCATCTGGGCGAGGATGGCAGCCTTGACCCTCTGTTTCGCTTTGCCGAGCCCGGATTGCTCGCCGATGCGATGCGGGGCTCGGGATTTGAGCAGAGCGCCGAGACCGACCTGACCCCGGTCCGCAAGGCGCCGGCCGGCCAGCCCTTCTGGCGCGCCGCCCTGGACATGAGCTTCGGCCACCGGCTGGGCGGCCTGGACAGGGAACGGCGCGGCGCGCTGGAGGCCGACATCGCGCGGCGGTTCGATGCGCAGGCGGTGGACGGCATCGTGCCGGTACCGTCTCATGCGCGGATCGTGGTGGGCTGGTAAGGGCGGTCGCAGCCAGCCTTCCCTGAAATGCAGAAAGGCCGGGCAAATGCCCGGCCTTTCCACTGTCGAACGAAGCACCTGTCGTCAGGCGAAGGCCTTGTAGGCGATCAGCGTAAAGGTGTCGCGCACCCCCGGCAGGGTCTGGACATGCTCGGTCACGAAGCGGCCGATGTCGTCATCCTGCTTCAGATAGCACTTCATCAGCAGATCGTACTGGCCGGAGATCGAATGCACCTCCGAGACCTGTTCGATCAGCTGCACGGCCTGATCGGCGACCTCATAGGCCTTGCCGAGATCGCATTTGACCATGACGAAGATGGTCTGCACGGGCTCAGCCCTCCTGCGACGTGTCGGTCGAGGTTTCGGCGGACGGACGCGGACGGGCGGAACGCAGCATGAAGGCCGGCATATGGTCGCCGAAACCAATCACCGGCACGTCGTCATCGTCGTCGTCACGGCGGCGGCGGCGGTCGCGGTCACGATCGCGGCGCGGATCGTTGCTGCGGCGCGCCTCGGCTGCGGCCAGCGATTCACGGGGCTGACGCTCCTCGCGCACCGGACGGTCGTCGCGGGCAACCCGCTCCTCACGAACCGGCCGATCCTCACGGACGGGACGCTCTTCACGGGCCGGCCGATCCTCACGGGCGGCGCGCTCCTCGCGGGGCGCGCGTTCCTCACGCGGGGCGCGCTCCTCACGGCCGCCGCGGGGCGGACGGGCTTCCGTCTTGGCAGCGCGGCCTCCACGGCCACGGCCACGGCCACGGGAGCCGCTGTCTTCCTCGCCGAACTCGGCCGTCTCCAGGCCGTCGATGGCGATCATGGGGATCTCCCGCTTGATGAGGCGCGTGATGGCGCCGACCAGTTTGGTGTCGTCGGGCGTCGCCAGCATGAAGGCGCGGCCCTTGTTGCCCGCGCGGCCGGTGCGGCCGATGCGATGGACATAGTCGTCCGGCGTCAGCGGCACGTCGAAATTGAAGACGTGGCTGAGACCCTGCACATCGATGCCGCGGGCGGCGACGTCGGAGCAGACCAGCAGGGTGATTTCGCCCTGCTTGAAACGCTCCAGCGTCTCGGTCCGCTTGGACTGGACCATGTCGCCATGCAGCGCGCCGACATTGAACCCGTGACGCTCCAGCGACTTCTGCAGCACGGCGATGTCGCGCTTGCGGTTGCAGAAGATGAAGGCGTTCTTCACATCCTCGGTCTGCAGCAGATGGCGCAGAGCCTTGCGCTTGTCCATCTCGTGCACCAGGACCATCGCCTGCGTCACCGTTTCCGCCGGCGAGGCGGGCGGGGCGACGCTGATCTCCATCGGATCGCT from Azospirillum ramasamyi includes:
- the metZ gene encoding O-succinylhomoserine sulfhydrylase; translated protein: MSRTDHRNPNVSGLRPRSKLVHGGIRRSQFDETCEALYQTSGFVYGSAEEAENAFANDGARHVYSRFRNPTSAMFEDRLAEYEGAEWAYATSSGMAAVHGALMSGLRTGDRVVAPRALFISCYWVLKELCSRFGIETVFVDGTNLAEWEEALSKPTKAVFLETPSNPGLEVVDLRAVCDLAHKAGAVVVADNAFATPVLQRPFDFGADVIIYSATKHIDGQGRCLGGVILAKDKKYASEVIHPFLRNTGPTISPFNSWLLLKGMETLELRVHAQSAAALQVAEFLESHPKVAQVLYPLLPSHPQYDLVRKQMTGGGNMLSIFLKGGKAEAFNALNGLRMVMISNNLGDSKSLITHPATTTHSKLTDGEKVAARIEPGLLRLSVGLEDPQDIIEDLDRALAEA
- a CDS encoding phasin family protein: MARQNAGNGHPTDRLMAVAGQLTKTGLRSSEMGVAAAQTIGYRTAMMAAAMSNPIDFANPEFIRMGSEKVEAAVEAFHAVATGINEFGQAWFTMVTKQTQAAAVTIGGLAACKNPVEIVDVQQRLLADAVDAGIHANLRLIEATAALAAAGMNPAYRKVRANARRLAREQA
- a CDS encoding cation diffusion facilitator family transporter; its protein translation is MPHGHTHGGHTHGTHPHGTHDHGGHHHGPARYDRSFALGALLNIGFVMVEAVYGLLANSTALLADAGHNLSDVMGLLLAWGAVWLGRRLPRGRYTYGFGNASILASLLNAMILLIAVGAILMEAATRLVQPEPVAETTVMVVAVIGIVINGWTAWLFFGGQKQDINLRGAYLHMAADAAVSAGVVVSALAIRFTGWLWLDPMTSVVIALVIIAGTWGLLRDSVRLAMNAVPDGIDRAGVERYLAGLPGVAAVHDLHIWPISTTETALTAHLVRPGKNQDDALLLEISSVLKDRFGIGHATIQVEQDGSCCRLAPVDVV
- a CDS encoding OsmC family protein; translated protein: MKARVTWVDGKMFVGESGSGHAVVMDGAPESGGRNAGIRPMEMLLIGMGGCTCFDVVMILEKGRQQITDCVAAIEAERADTDPKVFTKIHVHFTVTGRKLDPAKVERAIALSAEKYCSASIMLGQTATITHDFEVVEAP
- a CDS encoding YjbH domain-containing protein → MRKLAIIILATAFPVLADDGRSSLSDWGGVGLLQMPNARMAPDGSMSGGLTALGDLHRHYAISAQPLPWLEVTARNSAYPSYYGLSEPGLDLKLRLRREDERGPALVVGGRDVTGSGLDLPGKGRFAGEYVALSRRWWDVDLTVGMGWGTLGEAGHLRNPLRFLGGRFRRDRDPSAWPTSRGPRAWFSGERVALFGGAEWHMPAVGPLEGLSLKLESSGDRFRAQRQDEPGFDPGSRYSLGLSWRPASWADLGAAYEQGRRLMLRLSIRFDPAVDADRSHPPPPVIGPRPSEGAALSAEAIALVARSRGLPARSVRIDGEMATLWLDPAGGGRLPLAREVGDAARLLADLAPPQVERLRVVTGAAGIESAATTLLRRDLERATGHRGSPEEIWRTTAVEPSAGPPPDWRPRLDLSTRLVATFDLAELGTALAQRTHTDVMLRGEPMRGLVLGGGLRIDAGSELTLLDTNALPAPHPVRSDLPRYVERPLSLDHAYAAWLASPVDGLTTRLSLGQLEEMYGGFGAEALYQPLAARWAIGLDLNRVWKRRPDSLFGIDDGDARGTGHASLYWEAPGADTTTALRLGRYLGGDWGGTVEVMRRFDGGIGLTANATWTEGPDGGQSRFGGRMDWGLALVVPIGASAWMPVGGTVETAVRTLGRDAGQRLRQPLPLYDQRVPGGYGRLAGTWSRLSN
- a CDS encoding DUF1328 domain-containing protein, with the translated sequence MLYWALVFFVIALIAGALGFGGIASASSGIAQILFFLFLVLFAISLIMGLVRRR
- a CDS encoding RNA polymerase sigma factor, producing MQANLVRGRCAEGPGSAGRTAKVVGAAVANGIEGGIVSPMANHVATTLSHRMRGPAPVEPVAFGAEAVGRTRSDRAPTYTDLNPTDARNGRAATNGAQNAAAQTETHLNAHAEAIEAEAGSDAAKSDAAGMDAARIDEAGIGGAHLDPADATSADDEFRPDPNAPPDPAVIRQIEEEIPRLRRFARAMVRDATLADDLVQECLERALSRLHLWRPGTNLRAWLFTILRNLHINGVRRRQPVVDIDAEAQAAIGAAPGSQFVRMELRDLRRALALLPNEQREVVLLIGLEGISYNEAADILGISIGTVKSRLSRGRRALRLLMEGRDPGEDADA
- a CDS encoding transglycosylase SLT domain-containing protein, translated to MEHHTNLCGTPSALRASATHRRTRRQFSSRARIAALAAALMLPGLLAAVPAQANVAERTVVALEALANKGSVRAQYELAQHYERGNGVKSDARLALSLYCRAARQDYADAALMAGRMHMAGVGGVSKNAELGRAWLRKAAALGSEQAERLVGSVSGNVKTPDRCEPPNLRWGIIRKPPAEIRAMVQKMAPTYGLDPDLVLAIIAVESGYRVDVVSHKNAQGLMQLIPETAERFGVTNPFDAEQNLRGGMKYLRWLLAYFDGNVTHALAGYNAGEGAVLQHKGIPPYRETQDYVVKIRSIYAQSYHPFNRGIVQSAGLESTAREEVAELSLSTRARSGGKR
- a CDS encoding bZIP transcription factor; this translates as MDWFTGISIVAIAAGVTISLVVLVAVGSIRRSLNEASARQSQQIRKLTETVATLSAQNQAAQTRIQQLTDANRKMSDELTALGERLSDADTVQRVAGTARLLH